The following coding sequences lie in one Caloramator mitchellensis genomic window:
- a CDS encoding PhnE/PtxC family ABC transporter permease → MEGFTYKKRILSLLLLLTFLISPFLLDYKNGLVHTGGKEIIVQIFKAALRPDISSEILSLAVISSIRTLSYAVAGTTVAIVLGFIFGTLSSGVLISNSLVANASKNILEFMRTIHELVWAWLFVTAFGLSPYAAILAIAIPYGGILGRIYSNNFKSVPIEPILHLKSSGASKLQCLFYAYLPMASKDIISYSLYRFECAVRSSTVMSFVGLGGLGYQIQLALDDLNFSRMWTYFIFLLLMIIIIELWSNALRKRLIE, encoded by the coding sequence TTACTGCTTTTATTGACCTTTTTAATTTCTCCTTTTCTATTAGATTATAAAAATGGTCTTGTGCACACAGGTGGTAAAGAAATTATTGTGCAAATATTTAAAGCAGCACTTCGTCCAGATATCTCAAGTGAGATACTATCTCTTGCAGTGATTTCAAGCATAAGAACTTTATCCTATGCTGTTGCTGGAACTACAGTGGCTATCGTTTTAGGTTTTATATTTGGAACTTTATCATCGGGAGTATTGATAAGCAATTCATTAGTTGCTAATGCATCTAAAAATATACTCGAGTTTATGCGAACTATCCATGAACTTGTTTGGGCTTGGTTATTTGTTACTGCTTTTGGGCTATCCCCTTATGCCGCAATTTTAGCCATAGCTATCCCCTATGGAGGAATTTTAGGAAGAATATATTCAAATAATTTTAAAAGTGTCCCTATTGAACCAATTCTACACCTAAAATCTTCAGGTGCATCAAAATTACAATGCCTCTTTTACGCTTATCTGCCAATGGCAAGTAAGGATATAATAAGTTATAGCTTGTATAGATTTGAATGCGCTGTAAGGTCATCAACAGTAATGAGTTTTGTTGGACTTGGTGGTCTTGGATATCAAATTCAATTAGCCCTTGATGACTTAAACTTTAGCAGGATGTGGACATATTTTATATTTCTCTTGTTAATGATTATAATAATTGAGTTGTGGAGCAATGCGCTTCGAAAGAGGTTGATAGAATGA